A window of Micromonospora sp. WMMC415 genomic DNA:
GCTGCCGTACCTGACCGCGCGGGAGAACGTGGAGCTGCCGATGCGGCTGGCCGGGCGGCGCGGGCGGGGGCTGCGCCGGCGCGCGGACGAGCTGCTGGACCTGGTCGGGGTGGGCTACTGCGCGGACCGCCGGCCGGGGCAGATGAGCGGCGGTGAGCAGCAGCGCTGCGCGATCGCGGTGGCCGTCGCCAACGACCCGGAGGTGCTGTTCGCCGACGAGCCGACCGGGGAGCTGGACGAGGCGACCGCCGGGGAGGTGTTCGCCGCGCTGCGCACCATCAACGCCGAGCTCGGCGTCACGATCGTGGTGGTCACCCACGACCACCAGGTCGCCTCCCAGGTCCGCCGGACGGTGGCGATCCGCGACGGCCGCACCGCCTCGGAGGTGCACCGCTCGTCCCGCATCGGCGCCGACGGTGTCGAGGAACTGGTCACCGAGGAGTACGCGGTGCTGGACCGGGCCGGCCGCATGCAGCTGCCGGCGGCGTTCGTCGACGCCCTGGCGCTGCGCGACCGGGTGCGGCTCAACCTGGAGCCGGACCACGTGCAGGTGCGGCCCGGCGTGGACCCGAGGACGGAGGACAAGTGATGGGCGACGAGCTGGTACGCGTCGAGGGGGTCAGCCGCGACTACGGCAGCGGCGACCGGGTGGTGCACGCCGTGCGCGAGGTGTCCTTCACCGCCGGCCGCGGGGAGCTGGTGGCCATCCGGGGCCGCTCCGGCGCCGGCAAGACGACCCTGCTCAACCTGATCGGCGGCCTGGACACGCCCACCGCCGGGCGGATCCACGTCGCCGGGCACGAGGTGACCTCCGCCGGCGAGCGGGAACTGCTGGAGCTGCGCCGGGACACCATCGGTTTCGTGTTCCAGTCGTTCGGGCTGATCCCGATCCTGTCCGCGGCGGAGAACGTCGGGATGCCGATGCGCCTGGCGAAGGTGCCCGCCGCCGAACGGGAGCAGCGGGTGGCGGTGCTGCTGGAACTGGTCGGCCTCGGGGGGCACGCGGCGCAGCGCCCGTACGAGATGTCCGGCGGGCAGCAGCAGCGCGTGGCGATCGCCCGCGCGCTGGCCAACGACCCGCCGCTGCTGGTCGCCGACGAGCCGACCGGTCAGCTCGACTCGGAGACCGGCCGGTCGGTGATGGATCTGCTGCGGGCGCTCGTGCACGCCCGGGGGATGACCGCTCTGGTGGCCACCCACGACCCGACGCTGATGGAGCTGGCCGACCGGGTGC
This region includes:
- a CDS encoding ABC transporter ATP-binding protein — protein: MTAVEEKAPDLATLQRRAAERAAARAGGADRLRGHIVCDGLVRIFTTEGVEVVALQGLDLVVDRGELVAIVGASGSGKSTVLNILSGLDVPTAGIARVAGYDLLTMSAKKRLRYRRHTVGFVWQQTGRNLLPYLTARENVELPMRLAGRRGRGLRRRADELLDLVGVGYCADRRPGQMSGGEQQRCAIAVAVANDPEVLFADEPTGELDEATAGEVFAALRTINAELGVTIVVVTHDHQVASQVRRTVAIRDGRTASEVHRSSRIGADGVEELVTEEYAVLDRAGRMQLPAAFVDALALRDRVRLNLEPDHVQVRPGVDPRTEDK
- a CDS encoding ABC transporter ATP-binding protein codes for the protein MGDELVRVEGVSRDYGSGDRVVHAVREVSFTAGRGELVAIRGRSGAGKTTLLNLIGGLDTPTAGRIHVAGHEVTSAGERELLELRRDTIGFVFQSFGLIPILSAAENVGMPMRLAKVPAAEREQRVAVLLELVGLGGHAAQRPYEMSGGQQQRVAIARALANDPPLLVADEPTGQLDSETGRSVMDLLRALVHARGMTALVATHDPTLMELADRVLVLRDGRLVEAGEPVPA